In Gasterosteus aculeatus chromosome 15, fGasAcu3.hap1.1, whole genome shotgun sequence, a single genomic region encodes these proteins:
- the dcdc2b gene encoding doublecortin domain-containing protein 2B isoform X2 produces MPLQACSERCGRDADVRGLKHGPFLENVSATVIPGLPMAAAAAGTTPRPPVKSVVVYKNGDPFYSGRRFVVNQRQVATMEAFLTEVTQSIGAPLAVRTLYTPRKGHKVIDLQELQTGAQYVAAGFERFKKLDYLNARGKNPPAAREETQAKVTQRPNVSAKWRKFIPIPCILHVFRNGDLLCPPFRFIIPRSMQQDLEKILSLVTEKVSLRTGAVRRLCTLEGVTVSSAVELETGHCYVAVGTERFKKLPYVELLVSKATERYNPGKRRLLRRNEYRKARSGPEDQHSDSALLDSPESDGRRVKSTGDEAAAPAAAQQRSRREAADEASAFFARPVKIRSHGEQPRPPASSGPVQPSVFGRAARKRREEARGAEEVHEDENTATELPVDQKAAEIVEDEDFNSRHIHQAPLPEQDGVKQTENSAAETPVHELKQTSPESRPPPSATAPQNGEEKASLLPHSLLPLTCPCAPDCLFFYTVII; encoded by the exons ATGCCACTGCAGGCTTGTAGCGAGCGATGTGGACGCGACGCTGACGTACGTGGACTCAAACACGGCCCTTTTCTGGAAAATGTCTCCGCGACAGTGATTCCCGGCTTGCCGATGGCGGCGGCCGCCGCGGGCACGACGCCGCGGCCTCCGGTGAAGAGCGTGGTGGTGTACAAGAACGGAGACCCCTTCTACAGTGGACGGAGGTTCGTGGTCAACCAGAGACAGGTGGCCACCATGGAGGCCTTTCTGACTGAGGTGACCCAGAGCATCGGGGCTCCGCTCGCCGTCAGGACTCTGTACACCCCCAGAAAGGGCCACAAGGTCATAGACCTCCAGGAGCTTCAGACGGGAGCCCAGTATGTCGCTGCTGGCTTCGAAAGGTTCAAGAAACTGGA TTACTTGAACGCCAGAGGCAAAAATCCGCCCGCTGCACGTGAAGAAACCCAG GCAAAAGTAACCCAGAGGCCAAATGTTTCAGCCAAATGGAGGAAGTTTATACCCATACCTTGCATTTTACA CGTTTTCCGCAATGGAGATCTCCTGTGTCCACCATTCCGGTTCATCATTCCTCGGAGCATGCAGCAGGACCTGGAGAAGATCCTGAGTCTGGTCACGGAGAAGGTCAGCCTACGAACCGGAGCGGTGCGCAG GTTGTGCACCTTGGAGGGGGTAACTGTGTCCTCGGCTGTGGAGCTGGAGACAGGACACTGCTACGTTGCCGTGGGAACCGAGAGGTTCAAGAAACTTCCATATGTGGAGCTTTTGGTTTCAAAAGCCACAGAGAG ATATAATCCAGGAAAGAGAAGGCTGTTAAGGAGAAATGAG TACAGGAAGGCGAGGAGCGGTCCGGAAGACCAGCACAGCGACTCGGCCCTCCTCGACTCCCCAGAG TCAGACGGTCGGCGGGTGAAGTCGACCGGGGACGAAGCGGCAGCTCCAGCCGCCgcgcagcagaggagcaggagggaggcagCCGACGAGGCCTCCGCGTTCTTCGCCAGGCCGGTCAAGATCCGCAGCCACGGGGAACAGCCGAGACCCCCGGCCAGCAGCGGGCCCG TCCAGCCGAGCGTGTTCGGAAGAGCCgcgaggaagagaagagaggaggcgcGAGGGGCCGAGGAGGTGCACGAGGATGAAAACACAGCCACGGAGCTCCCCGTTGACCAG AAAGCTGCAGAAATAGTGGAGGACGAGGATTTCAACAGCAGACACATACATCAg GCGCCGTTACCTGAACAAGATGGTGTGAAACAGACGGAAAACTCTGCTGCGGAAACACCG GTGCATGAGTTGAAGCAAACGTCTCCAGAGTCACGGCCTCCGCCATCAGCCACCGCGCCACAGAACGGGGAAGAAAAGGCAAGTTTACTTCCTCACAGCTTGTTGCCTTTGACGTGTCCATGTGCGCCTGATTGCCTTTTCTTTTACACTGTAATAATTTGA
- the dcdc2b gene encoding doublecortin domain-containing protein 2B isoform X1: MPLQACSERCGRDADVRGLKHGPFLENVSATVIPGLPMAAAAAGTTPRPPVKSVVVYKNGDPFYSGRRFVVNQRQVATMEAFLTEVTQSIGAPLAVRTLYTPRKGHKVIDLQELQTGAQYVAAGFERFKKLDYLNARGKNPPAAREETQAKVTQRPNVSAKWRKFIPIPCILHVFRNGDLLCPPFRFIIPRSMQQDLEKILSLVTEKVSLRTGAVRRLCTLEGVTVSSAVELETGHCYVAVGTERFKKLPYVELLVSKATERYNPGKRRLLRRNEVPLVYRKARSGPEDQHSDSALLDSPESDGRRVKSTGDEAAAPAAAQQRSRREAADEASAFFARPVKIRSHGEQPRPPASSGPVQPSVFGRAARKRREEARGAEEVHEDENTATELPVDQKAAEIVEDEDFNSRHIHQAPLPEQDGVKQTENSAAETPVHELKQTSPESRPPPSATAPQNGEEKASLLPHSLLPLTCPCAPDCLFFYTVII, from the exons ATGCCACTGCAGGCTTGTAGCGAGCGATGTGGACGCGACGCTGACGTACGTGGACTCAAACACGGCCCTTTTCTGGAAAATGTCTCCGCGACAGTGATTCCCGGCTTGCCGATGGCGGCGGCCGCCGCGGGCACGACGCCGCGGCCTCCGGTGAAGAGCGTGGTGGTGTACAAGAACGGAGACCCCTTCTACAGTGGACGGAGGTTCGTGGTCAACCAGAGACAGGTGGCCACCATGGAGGCCTTTCTGACTGAGGTGACCCAGAGCATCGGGGCTCCGCTCGCCGTCAGGACTCTGTACACCCCCAGAAAGGGCCACAAGGTCATAGACCTCCAGGAGCTTCAGACGGGAGCCCAGTATGTCGCTGCTGGCTTCGAAAGGTTCAAGAAACTGGA TTACTTGAACGCCAGAGGCAAAAATCCGCCCGCTGCACGTGAAGAAACCCAG GCAAAAGTAACCCAGAGGCCAAATGTTTCAGCCAAATGGAGGAAGTTTATACCCATACCTTGCATTTTACA CGTTTTCCGCAATGGAGATCTCCTGTGTCCACCATTCCGGTTCATCATTCCTCGGAGCATGCAGCAGGACCTGGAGAAGATCCTGAGTCTGGTCACGGAGAAGGTCAGCCTACGAACCGGAGCGGTGCGCAG GTTGTGCACCTTGGAGGGGGTAACTGTGTCCTCGGCTGTGGAGCTGGAGACAGGACACTGCTACGTTGCCGTGGGAACCGAGAGGTTCAAGAAACTTCCATATGTGGAGCTTTTGGTTTCAAAAGCCACAGAGAG ATATAATCCAGGAAAGAGAAGGCTGTTAAGGAGAAATGAGGTACCTTTAGTT TACAGGAAGGCGAGGAGCGGTCCGGAAGACCAGCACAGCGACTCGGCCCTCCTCGACTCCCCAGAG TCAGACGGTCGGCGGGTGAAGTCGACCGGGGACGAAGCGGCAGCTCCAGCCGCCgcgcagcagaggagcaggagggaggcagCCGACGAGGCCTCCGCGTTCTTCGCCAGGCCGGTCAAGATCCGCAGCCACGGGGAACAGCCGAGACCCCCGGCCAGCAGCGGGCCCG TCCAGCCGAGCGTGTTCGGAAGAGCCgcgaggaagagaagagaggaggcgcGAGGGGCCGAGGAGGTGCACGAGGATGAAAACACAGCCACGGAGCTCCCCGTTGACCAG AAAGCTGCAGAAATAGTGGAGGACGAGGATTTCAACAGCAGACACATACATCAg GCGCCGTTACCTGAACAAGATGGTGTGAAACAGACGGAAAACTCTGCTGCGGAAACACCG GTGCATGAGTTGAAGCAAACGTCTCCAGAGTCACGGCCTCCGCCATCAGCCACCGCGCCACAGAACGGGGAAGAAAAGGCAAGTTTACTTCCTCACAGCTTGTTGCCTTTGACGTGTCCATGTGCGCCTGATTGCCTTTTCTTTTACACTGTAATAATTTGA
- the dcdc2b gene encoding doublecortin domain-containing protein 2B isoform X3: MPLQACSERCGRDADVRGLKHGPFLENVSATVIPGLPMAAAAAGTTPRPPVKSVVVYKNGDPFYSGRRFVVNQRQVATMEAFLTEVTQSIGAPLAVRTLYTPRKGHKVIDLQELQTGAQYVAAGFERFKKLDYLNARGKNPPAAREETQAKVTQRPNVSAKWRKFIPIPCILHVFRNGDLLCPPFRFIIPRSMQQDLEKILSLVTEKVSLRTGAVRRLCTLEGVTVSSAVELETGHCYVAVGTERFKKLPYVELLVSKATERYNPGKRRLLRRNEVPLVYRKARSGPEDQHSDSALLDSPESDGRRVKSTGDEAAAPAAAQQRSRREAADEASAFFARPVKIRSHGEQPRPPASSGPVQPSVFGRAARKRREEARGAEEVHEDENTATELPVDQKAAEIVEDEDFNSRHIHQAPLPEQDGVKQTENSAAETPVHELKQTSPESRPPPSATAPQNGEEKESLRNQEDC; encoded by the exons ATGCCACTGCAGGCTTGTAGCGAGCGATGTGGACGCGACGCTGACGTACGTGGACTCAAACACGGCCCTTTTCTGGAAAATGTCTCCGCGACAGTGATTCCCGGCTTGCCGATGGCGGCGGCCGCCGCGGGCACGACGCCGCGGCCTCCGGTGAAGAGCGTGGTGGTGTACAAGAACGGAGACCCCTTCTACAGTGGACGGAGGTTCGTGGTCAACCAGAGACAGGTGGCCACCATGGAGGCCTTTCTGACTGAGGTGACCCAGAGCATCGGGGCTCCGCTCGCCGTCAGGACTCTGTACACCCCCAGAAAGGGCCACAAGGTCATAGACCTCCAGGAGCTTCAGACGGGAGCCCAGTATGTCGCTGCTGGCTTCGAAAGGTTCAAGAAACTGGA TTACTTGAACGCCAGAGGCAAAAATCCGCCCGCTGCACGTGAAGAAACCCAG GCAAAAGTAACCCAGAGGCCAAATGTTTCAGCCAAATGGAGGAAGTTTATACCCATACCTTGCATTTTACA CGTTTTCCGCAATGGAGATCTCCTGTGTCCACCATTCCGGTTCATCATTCCTCGGAGCATGCAGCAGGACCTGGAGAAGATCCTGAGTCTGGTCACGGAGAAGGTCAGCCTACGAACCGGAGCGGTGCGCAG GTTGTGCACCTTGGAGGGGGTAACTGTGTCCTCGGCTGTGGAGCTGGAGACAGGACACTGCTACGTTGCCGTGGGAACCGAGAGGTTCAAGAAACTTCCATATGTGGAGCTTTTGGTTTCAAAAGCCACAGAGAG ATATAATCCAGGAAAGAGAAGGCTGTTAAGGAGAAATGAGGTACCTTTAGTT TACAGGAAGGCGAGGAGCGGTCCGGAAGACCAGCACAGCGACTCGGCCCTCCTCGACTCCCCAGAG TCAGACGGTCGGCGGGTGAAGTCGACCGGGGACGAAGCGGCAGCTCCAGCCGCCgcgcagcagaggagcaggagggaggcagCCGACGAGGCCTCCGCGTTCTTCGCCAGGCCGGTCAAGATCCGCAGCCACGGGGAACAGCCGAGACCCCCGGCCAGCAGCGGGCCCG TCCAGCCGAGCGTGTTCGGAAGAGCCgcgaggaagagaagagaggaggcgcGAGGGGCCGAGGAGGTGCACGAGGATGAAAACACAGCCACGGAGCTCCCCGTTGACCAG AAAGCTGCAGAAATAGTGGAGGACGAGGATTTCAACAGCAGACACATACATCAg GCGCCGTTACCTGAACAAGATGGTGTGAAACAGACGGAAAACTCTGCTGCGGAAACACCG GTGCATGAGTTGAAGCAAACGTCTCCAGAGTCACGGCCTCCGCCATCAGCCACCGCGCCACAGAACGGGGAAGAAAAG GAGAGCCTACGTAATCAGGAGGACTGTTAA
- the dcdc2b gene encoding doublecortin domain-containing protein 2B isoform X4 — MPLQACSERCGRDADVRGLKHGPFLENVSATVIPGLPMAAAAAGTTPRPPVKSVVVYKNGDPFYSGRRFVVNQRQVATMEAFLTEVTQSIGAPLAVRTLYTPRKGHKVIDLQELQTGAQYVAAGFERFKKLDYLNARGKNPPAAREETQAKVTQRPNVSAKWRKFIPIPCILHVFRNGDLLCPPFRFIIPRSMQQDLEKILSLVTEKVSLRTGAVRRLCTLEGVTVSSAVELETGHCYVAVGTERFKKLPYVELLVSKATERYNPGKRRLLRRNEYRKARSGPEDQHSDSALLDSPESDGRRVKSTGDEAAAPAAAQQRSRREAADEASAFFARPVKIRSHGEQPRPPASSGPVQPSVFGRAARKRREEARGAEEVHEDENTATELPVDQKAAEIVEDEDFNSRHIHQAPLPEQDGVKQTENSAAETPVHELKQTSPESRPPPSATAPQNGEEKESLRNQEDC; from the exons ATGCCACTGCAGGCTTGTAGCGAGCGATGTGGACGCGACGCTGACGTACGTGGACTCAAACACGGCCCTTTTCTGGAAAATGTCTCCGCGACAGTGATTCCCGGCTTGCCGATGGCGGCGGCCGCCGCGGGCACGACGCCGCGGCCTCCGGTGAAGAGCGTGGTGGTGTACAAGAACGGAGACCCCTTCTACAGTGGACGGAGGTTCGTGGTCAACCAGAGACAGGTGGCCACCATGGAGGCCTTTCTGACTGAGGTGACCCAGAGCATCGGGGCTCCGCTCGCCGTCAGGACTCTGTACACCCCCAGAAAGGGCCACAAGGTCATAGACCTCCAGGAGCTTCAGACGGGAGCCCAGTATGTCGCTGCTGGCTTCGAAAGGTTCAAGAAACTGGA TTACTTGAACGCCAGAGGCAAAAATCCGCCCGCTGCACGTGAAGAAACCCAG GCAAAAGTAACCCAGAGGCCAAATGTTTCAGCCAAATGGAGGAAGTTTATACCCATACCTTGCATTTTACA CGTTTTCCGCAATGGAGATCTCCTGTGTCCACCATTCCGGTTCATCATTCCTCGGAGCATGCAGCAGGACCTGGAGAAGATCCTGAGTCTGGTCACGGAGAAGGTCAGCCTACGAACCGGAGCGGTGCGCAG GTTGTGCACCTTGGAGGGGGTAACTGTGTCCTCGGCTGTGGAGCTGGAGACAGGACACTGCTACGTTGCCGTGGGAACCGAGAGGTTCAAGAAACTTCCATATGTGGAGCTTTTGGTTTCAAAAGCCACAGAGAG ATATAATCCAGGAAAGAGAAGGCTGTTAAGGAGAAATGAG TACAGGAAGGCGAGGAGCGGTCCGGAAGACCAGCACAGCGACTCGGCCCTCCTCGACTCCCCAGAG TCAGACGGTCGGCGGGTGAAGTCGACCGGGGACGAAGCGGCAGCTCCAGCCGCCgcgcagcagaggagcaggagggaggcagCCGACGAGGCCTCCGCGTTCTTCGCCAGGCCGGTCAAGATCCGCAGCCACGGGGAACAGCCGAGACCCCCGGCCAGCAGCGGGCCCG TCCAGCCGAGCGTGTTCGGAAGAGCCgcgaggaagagaagagaggaggcgcGAGGGGCCGAGGAGGTGCACGAGGATGAAAACACAGCCACGGAGCTCCCCGTTGACCAG AAAGCTGCAGAAATAGTGGAGGACGAGGATTTCAACAGCAGACACATACATCAg GCGCCGTTACCTGAACAAGATGGTGTGAAACAGACGGAAAACTCTGCTGCGGAAACACCG GTGCATGAGTTGAAGCAAACGTCTCCAGAGTCACGGCCTCCGCCATCAGCCACCGCGCCACAGAACGGGGAAGAAAAG GAGAGCCTACGTAATCAGGAGGACTGTTAA
- the dcdc2b gene encoding doublecortin domain-containing protein 2B isoform X7: MAAAAAGTTPRPPVKSVVVYKNGDPFYSGRRFVVNQRQVATMEAFLTEVTQSIGAPLAVRTLYTPRKGHKVIDLQELQTGAQYVAAGFERFKKLDYLNARGKNPPAAREETQAKVTQRPNVSAKWRKFIPIPCILHVFRNGDLLCPPFRFIIPRSMQQDLEKILSLVTEKVSLRTGAVRRLCTLEGVTVSSAVELETGHCYVAVGTERFKKLPYVELLVSKATERYNPGKRRLLRRNEYRKARSGPEDQHSDSALLDSPESDGRRVKSTGDEAAAPAAAQQRSRREAADEASAFFARPVKIRSHGEQPRPPASSGPVQPSVFGRAARKRREEARGAEEVHEDENTATELPVDQKAAEIVEDEDFNSRHIHQAPLPEQDGVKQTENSAAETPVHELKQTSPESRPPPSATAPQNGEEKESLRNQEDC; this comes from the exons ATGGCGGCGGCCGCCGCGGGCACGACGCCGCGGCCTCCGGTGAAGAGCGTGGTGGTGTACAAGAACGGAGACCCCTTCTACAGTGGACGGAGGTTCGTGGTCAACCAGAGACAGGTGGCCACCATGGAGGCCTTTCTGACTGAGGTGACCCAGAGCATCGGGGCTCCGCTCGCCGTCAGGACTCTGTACACCCCCAGAAAGGGCCACAAGGTCATAGACCTCCAGGAGCTTCAGACGGGAGCCCAGTATGTCGCTGCTGGCTTCGAAAGGTTCAAGAAACTGGA TTACTTGAACGCCAGAGGCAAAAATCCGCCCGCTGCACGTGAAGAAACCCAG GCAAAAGTAACCCAGAGGCCAAATGTTTCAGCCAAATGGAGGAAGTTTATACCCATACCTTGCATTTTACA CGTTTTCCGCAATGGAGATCTCCTGTGTCCACCATTCCGGTTCATCATTCCTCGGAGCATGCAGCAGGACCTGGAGAAGATCCTGAGTCTGGTCACGGAGAAGGTCAGCCTACGAACCGGAGCGGTGCGCAG GTTGTGCACCTTGGAGGGGGTAACTGTGTCCTCGGCTGTGGAGCTGGAGACAGGACACTGCTACGTTGCCGTGGGAACCGAGAGGTTCAAGAAACTTCCATATGTGGAGCTTTTGGTTTCAAAAGCCACAGAGAG ATATAATCCAGGAAAGAGAAGGCTGTTAAGGAGAAATGAG TACAGGAAGGCGAGGAGCGGTCCGGAAGACCAGCACAGCGACTCGGCCCTCCTCGACTCCCCAGAG TCAGACGGTCGGCGGGTGAAGTCGACCGGGGACGAAGCGGCAGCTCCAGCCGCCgcgcagcagaggagcaggagggaggcagCCGACGAGGCCTCCGCGTTCTTCGCCAGGCCGGTCAAGATCCGCAGCCACGGGGAACAGCCGAGACCCCCGGCCAGCAGCGGGCCCG TCCAGCCGAGCGTGTTCGGAAGAGCCgcgaggaagagaagagaggaggcgcGAGGGGCCGAGGAGGTGCACGAGGATGAAAACACAGCCACGGAGCTCCCCGTTGACCAG AAAGCTGCAGAAATAGTGGAGGACGAGGATTTCAACAGCAGACACATACATCAg GCGCCGTTACCTGAACAAGATGGTGTGAAACAGACGGAAAACTCTGCTGCGGAAACACCG GTGCATGAGTTGAAGCAAACGTCTCCAGAGTCACGGCCTCCGCCATCAGCCACCGCGCCACAGAACGGGGAAGAAAAG GAGAGCCTACGTAATCAGGAGGACTGTTAA
- the dcdc2b gene encoding doublecortin domain-containing protein 2B isoform X5, translating to MAAAAAGTTPRPPVKSVVVYKNGDPFYSGRRFVVNQRQVATMEAFLTEVTQSIGAPLAVRTLYTPRKGHKVIDLQELQTGAQYVAAGFERFKKLDYLNARGKNPPAAREETQAKVTQRPNVSAKWRKFIPIPCILHVFRNGDLLCPPFRFIIPRSMQQDLEKILSLVTEKVSLRTGAVRRLCTLEGVTVSSAVELETGHCYVAVGTERFKKLPYVELLVSKATERYNPGKRRLLRRNEVPLVYRKARSGPEDQHSDSALLDSPESDGRRVKSTGDEAAAPAAAQQRSRREAADEASAFFARPVKIRSHGEQPRPPASSGPVQPSVFGRAARKRREEARGAEEVHEDENTATELPVDQKAAEIVEDEDFNSRHIHQAPLPEQDGVKQTENSAAETPVHELKQTSPESRPPPSATAPQNGEEKASLLPHSLLPLTCPCAPDCLFFYTVII from the exons ATGGCGGCGGCCGCCGCGGGCACGACGCCGCGGCCTCCGGTGAAGAGCGTGGTGGTGTACAAGAACGGAGACCCCTTCTACAGTGGACGGAGGTTCGTGGTCAACCAGAGACAGGTGGCCACCATGGAGGCCTTTCTGACTGAGGTGACCCAGAGCATCGGGGCTCCGCTCGCCGTCAGGACTCTGTACACCCCCAGAAAGGGCCACAAGGTCATAGACCTCCAGGAGCTTCAGACGGGAGCCCAGTATGTCGCTGCTGGCTTCGAAAGGTTCAAGAAACTGGA TTACTTGAACGCCAGAGGCAAAAATCCGCCCGCTGCACGTGAAGAAACCCAG GCAAAAGTAACCCAGAGGCCAAATGTTTCAGCCAAATGGAGGAAGTTTATACCCATACCTTGCATTTTACA CGTTTTCCGCAATGGAGATCTCCTGTGTCCACCATTCCGGTTCATCATTCCTCGGAGCATGCAGCAGGACCTGGAGAAGATCCTGAGTCTGGTCACGGAGAAGGTCAGCCTACGAACCGGAGCGGTGCGCAG GTTGTGCACCTTGGAGGGGGTAACTGTGTCCTCGGCTGTGGAGCTGGAGACAGGACACTGCTACGTTGCCGTGGGAACCGAGAGGTTCAAGAAACTTCCATATGTGGAGCTTTTGGTTTCAAAAGCCACAGAGAG ATATAATCCAGGAAAGAGAAGGCTGTTAAGGAGAAATGAGGTACCTTTAGTT TACAGGAAGGCGAGGAGCGGTCCGGAAGACCAGCACAGCGACTCGGCCCTCCTCGACTCCCCAGAG TCAGACGGTCGGCGGGTGAAGTCGACCGGGGACGAAGCGGCAGCTCCAGCCGCCgcgcagcagaggagcaggagggaggcagCCGACGAGGCCTCCGCGTTCTTCGCCAGGCCGGTCAAGATCCGCAGCCACGGGGAACAGCCGAGACCCCCGGCCAGCAGCGGGCCCG TCCAGCCGAGCGTGTTCGGAAGAGCCgcgaggaagagaagagaggaggcgcGAGGGGCCGAGGAGGTGCACGAGGATGAAAACACAGCCACGGAGCTCCCCGTTGACCAG AAAGCTGCAGAAATAGTGGAGGACGAGGATTTCAACAGCAGACACATACATCAg GCGCCGTTACCTGAACAAGATGGTGTGAAACAGACGGAAAACTCTGCTGCGGAAACACCG GTGCATGAGTTGAAGCAAACGTCTCCAGAGTCACGGCCTCCGCCATCAGCCACCGCGCCACAGAACGGGGAAGAAAAGGCAAGTTTACTTCCTCACAGCTTGTTGCCTTTGACGTGTCCATGTGCGCCTGATTGCCTTTTCTTTTACACTGTAATAATTTGA
- the dcdc2b gene encoding doublecortin domain-containing protein 2B isoform X6, with the protein MAAAAAGTTPRPPVKSVVVYKNGDPFYSGRRFVVNQRQVATMEAFLTEVTQSIGAPLAVRTLYTPRKGHKVIDLQELQTGAQYVAAGFERFKKLDYLNARGKNPPAAREETQAKVTQRPNVSAKWRKFIPIPCILHVFRNGDLLCPPFRFIIPRSMQQDLEKILSLVTEKVSLRTGAVRRLCTLEGVTVSSAVELETGHCYVAVGTERFKKLPYVELLVSKATERYNPGKRRLLRRNEYRKARSGPEDQHSDSALLDSPESDGRRVKSTGDEAAAPAAAQQRSRREAADEASAFFARPVKIRSHGEQPRPPASSGPVQPSVFGRAARKRREEARGAEEVHEDENTATELPVDQKAAEIVEDEDFNSRHIHQAPLPEQDGVKQTENSAAETPVHELKQTSPESRPPPSATAPQNGEEKASLLPHSLLPLTCPCAPDCLFFYTVII; encoded by the exons ATGGCGGCGGCCGCCGCGGGCACGACGCCGCGGCCTCCGGTGAAGAGCGTGGTGGTGTACAAGAACGGAGACCCCTTCTACAGTGGACGGAGGTTCGTGGTCAACCAGAGACAGGTGGCCACCATGGAGGCCTTTCTGACTGAGGTGACCCAGAGCATCGGGGCTCCGCTCGCCGTCAGGACTCTGTACACCCCCAGAAAGGGCCACAAGGTCATAGACCTCCAGGAGCTTCAGACGGGAGCCCAGTATGTCGCTGCTGGCTTCGAAAGGTTCAAGAAACTGGA TTACTTGAACGCCAGAGGCAAAAATCCGCCCGCTGCACGTGAAGAAACCCAG GCAAAAGTAACCCAGAGGCCAAATGTTTCAGCCAAATGGAGGAAGTTTATACCCATACCTTGCATTTTACA CGTTTTCCGCAATGGAGATCTCCTGTGTCCACCATTCCGGTTCATCATTCCTCGGAGCATGCAGCAGGACCTGGAGAAGATCCTGAGTCTGGTCACGGAGAAGGTCAGCCTACGAACCGGAGCGGTGCGCAG GTTGTGCACCTTGGAGGGGGTAACTGTGTCCTCGGCTGTGGAGCTGGAGACAGGACACTGCTACGTTGCCGTGGGAACCGAGAGGTTCAAGAAACTTCCATATGTGGAGCTTTTGGTTTCAAAAGCCACAGAGAG ATATAATCCAGGAAAGAGAAGGCTGTTAAGGAGAAATGAG TACAGGAAGGCGAGGAGCGGTCCGGAAGACCAGCACAGCGACTCGGCCCTCCTCGACTCCCCAGAG TCAGACGGTCGGCGGGTGAAGTCGACCGGGGACGAAGCGGCAGCTCCAGCCGCCgcgcagcagaggagcaggagggaggcagCCGACGAGGCCTCCGCGTTCTTCGCCAGGCCGGTCAAGATCCGCAGCCACGGGGAACAGCCGAGACCCCCGGCCAGCAGCGGGCCCG TCCAGCCGAGCGTGTTCGGAAGAGCCgcgaggaagagaagagaggaggcgcGAGGGGCCGAGGAGGTGCACGAGGATGAAAACACAGCCACGGAGCTCCCCGTTGACCAG AAAGCTGCAGAAATAGTGGAGGACGAGGATTTCAACAGCAGACACATACATCAg GCGCCGTTACCTGAACAAGATGGTGTGAAACAGACGGAAAACTCTGCTGCGGAAACACCG GTGCATGAGTTGAAGCAAACGTCTCCAGAGTCACGGCCTCCGCCATCAGCCACCGCGCCACAGAACGGGGAAGAAAAGGCAAGTTTACTTCCTCACAGCTTGTTGCCTTTGACGTGTCCATGTGCGCCTGATTGCCTTTTCTTTTACACTGTAATAATTTGA